The genomic window CCATTCCTTGCCAGTGCCATACTTATGCCCGTAGACCTCCACCCATTCCACGAGGCCGCCCGTGCGGATCATCTCGTCGAAGGTGGCTGGGGACACGAAGAAGTAGTCCTTGCCGTCCGTCTCCCCGGCCCTGGGGGCCCGGGTGGTGAAGGATATGGAAAAATCAAGATCAGGAAGGTCCTTTACCAGCCGCTTGGCCAAGGTGGATTTCCCGGTGCCCGACGGGGCGGAAAGGACGAATACGTTCCCGGAATGACCGATCAATGGGTGGCTCCAAAGGAACATCTTAGCCGCTTGTGGTCCCCCGGCGGAGGTCTCATACTCAGGACCCCGGTCAGCCGCACCTCGCGGGGCGAGGCGACAGGGGACGCACCACCCGGGGGTGACTGGTTTCGACAGGTTGCCGCAGGTGTGAGAGGCGCAGGCGGGGGTTTATCGGTTGGCCCCCTTATCAAGCCGATAAAAAACAAAAACGCCAACGACAACTTTGAATTGGCCCTCGCCGCCTAACCGGCGGACGAGCGAGTCCCCGTGATCTCCTGGTAGCGGGCTCGTTAAACTGTTGAAAGGGTGACTTCGGTCTGCCGGACGACAGGACAGGATAGGTTGCCGCGACGCCCCCTGACGGCAGCCGAGATTGGGGGGCACGTCCTCGATCGGGGTTGTCCGGTTCCCCGCAGAGGTCACGCGATCCGGACCAAGCCTGTAACGACCCTCCATGTCTCGCTTCTTGGACGCGGGTTCAACTCCCGCCACCTCCACCAATCAAAGGGCCCGGCGAAAGCCGGGCTGTTGTGTCGCGGAACCCAAACCTGTCGAGAACGACAGGATGGGGTTCAAGGTTCGCAGCGACGCGTCGGGGTGAATTTCCGGGCCAGCAGGCGTTTTGTCGAAATCAGGGTTGGGTTCGATTCAATTCGTAGCTGGTGCTGCGGCCTCCGGCGTCTCTTTTCCTGAGTACGCCGTGCATCACCAGGTCGTTGATGTCCCGCAAGGCCGTGTCCTGGGAACATTTGGCGATGGCTGCCCATTTGCTGGTGGTCAGGTTGCCTTTGAATCCGTCCAGCAGCTTGATGAGCAGCTTGACTTGGCGTTCGTTCAACGCGAGTCCAGCCCAGCGCTGCCAAAAACGGCCCTTGGCCAGGACTTCGTCAAGCGCGATCTGGGCCCGAAGGACCGCCCGGTGCAGGACATCCAGGAACCAGGCGAGCCAAAGCGTGACATCCAGAGACCCCCTTTGGGTCTGCTCCAGGATCGCGTAGTAGGCCTTTCTTTCCCTCTGGATCTGGGCCGACAGGCTGTAGAACCTCTGGGAACTTCCGTCCGCGCGCGCAAGGAGCAGGTCGCCGATGGCGCGTCCGAGGCGGCCATTGCCGTCGTCAAAGGGATGCAAGGTGACGAACCACAGGTGGCCCAGCCCGGCCCTGATCAGTGGCGGTTCGACGGGCTTATCGTCGGTCCAACGGAGAAACCGGTCCATCTCGGCTTCCAGGCGGGCCGCGGGCGGTGCCTCGAAGTGCACGTGTTCACGGCCCGTGGGGCCGGACACGACCTGCATGGGACCCTTGGCATCGTCACGCCAGGCGCCGACCCGTAGCCTGGACAGGCCGGAGTACCCCGTGGGAAACAGGGCGGCATGCCAACCGAACAGCCGATCCCGGGTCATTCGAGCCTGGCTGTTGATGGTGGCGTCGATCGTGATGTCCACGACACCGTCGGCATGTCGGTCCACAGGGGCAAGGGTTCCGATGTCGATGCCCAGGCGGCGGGCGACGGATGAGCGGACCGAATGCGCATCCAGGATCTCTCCCTCGATTTCGCTGGTCTTGAGGGCATCCTCGGTGAGGGCCGCGAGGTTGGCCCGGGCTCGTGTGTCCAGGCCCACATCGGCGAGGCGCCCGAGCAGCAGTCCCTGGGCATGGCTGGCTTTCGCCATTGGGTCGGCTAGGGCCGCCAGGTCGAAACGCCATTCTGGCCAATCGTTTGATTGCCAAAGGAAGGGATAATCTCCGCTCTTCATGCGGTAAATATGGGGTGCTTTCACCGCTTTGACAAGATTATCGATGCAATTATTGCGGTGAATACAGGCGGCGTTCGCCGCACATTCAGCCCGTCAAGTTGGCTTCCCGGTTAGTGGAGGTCGGGGAAGGGCATTCCAGCCGTCTGATTGGCATCCAACGAACGGCCATACTCCAGCCCTGACATCATTTCCTTCACGGCACAGGGCTTGTGATCCCTAGTTCTTGATTGGCTTTTAACAGCCCTGTGAAAGATAGGTGAGAACCATGACCGTGGCGTTGTCCCGGACAGGAGGTGTCATGTTGGATGAGGCCGTTCACATCCTGCGCAACCTCCCTGGGAATGCGTTGGAGAATCACCTGGGGGAGGGATGAGTCCCCGCGCTCACTGGGCATCCTAGCCGGCAAAATGCACGCTCGAAAAGATCCTGATCGCCGCGACGCCGGCAAGCTAGGGCCCTGGCGCACTTCCGCTACGAAGTTGGGCGAAGGTGGCGCGGATGGCTCAATCGTAGGTCCCAACGGGCGCGCATGACCTGGGAGCGGATGAACAAGCTGCTGGCTCGTTTTCCGCTGGCACCTGTCATCAGTTATGCCTCGAAACTACGCCCTCAGCGACCGTGATACGAGGAGCCGGATGCGGTAGTCCCGCACGTCCGGATCTGAGGGGGGCCGGGGGCGCAAGCTCCCCGGCCTACCCGACTATTTGGGATGAAAAGGGATGGGGCCCCAGACTCCAATAACGCGATGAAGTGTTCAGACTTCAGAGGGCCCGGCGAAAGGCGGGCCCTCTGTGCTATTTGAGCGCCTTGTCGAAGAAGTCCGCAAGTTCCGGGCCCAGCTTTTTCAGATAGGCGGCCCGGTCGAACCCGGGTGGATCGGCGGCGATGTCGCCGTCCGGGGTCTGGATGGGGATGCTGGGGGTATCCATGAAGGCGAAGTGCCAGGCGTTGGGCACCAGGTGCAGTTCCGCGCCGGGCAGGTTCTTTGCGATCCACATGGCGTGGAAGCGCGGGACCAGCCAGCGGTCCTTCGCTCCGGCATGGATCGCCACCGGGATCTGGACCGTGGCCAGGGACTCGGCCGTGAACAGGACGCCCAAGGGGGCCAGGGCCACCACGGCGCGGATCCGGTCGTCCTTGAGGGACGGGCCGGCCTGGGGCGGGACGGTGGGCCGCTCGGACCCGACGGTGCGGCAGTACAGGGGGTCGTCCTTGCCTTCCTCCCGGCAGTGCCGCTTCGACTGGGCAGGGTCGGCGATACCTCCGGCCAGGGCAAGGACCGTATAGCCGCCGGCCGAATGACCCAGGGCGCCGATCCGCGGGCCCTTGGCGTCGCGGGCGATGCGGTCCTTCCAGGCGGGGTCGGCCATCAAGGCGTCGATGACCCGGCCGACCTGGCGCGGCCGTTCGGAGAAGTACCGCTCCGGGGTCTTGTTCAACAAGGAACTGTCCATCCAGTTGTCGCCCGGATGGCGGAGGGCGGCCACCAGGTAGCCACGGGCGGCCAGGGCCTCGGCCAATCGGCCATGGGCGAGTTCCGACCCGGCCAGTCCATGGCTCACCACGATCAGGCCCTTGACCGTGGGTTCCGGCTCACCCTTGATGGCGGCGTGGACCTTGAAGGGACCCATGGGGATGTCCCGGGCTGGCGATGGGCTGGGGTAGGTGAGCGCCACCGTGATGGCCGGTGCGCCTTCGTCCTTGGCGGGAACCTCGTAGCTGGACCAGCCCACCTGGGCGGCCAGGGGAAGGGCCGCGAAAATCAGGAACGAAAGGGAGACCAGGCAGAAACGCGCAGCTGCTTTCATGACAATCCTCCAGGGATGGATGGCGCTGCTGTTGATCGAAATCGTTCCTTCGCGGCGGCTCGGTGCCGCCATGTCGTCGTGCGGGGCCATGGTATGCCTCCTCGTCTGCTTTGTCTGGGTTAAAGAGGTCATCAGGCAGTCTTCTTGACGAAGCGCAGGCCAAGAATGACGGCGACATCGTTGCGGGTGGCAGCCTTGCCGCCTCCCGTGAGCGGCTTGAACCTGGAGACATAGTCCCGGACCTCGAGGCGCAGGTGAACGCGGCGGATGGCGAACTCGCCTCCCGCGCTGCCATAGGCGGCGAGGTTCCAGGTTGGATCGGCGGGGAGCTCGGGGATGTTGTAGGTCCGGGCGCCGCCGCCGATGCCGGCGAAAGGCGCGACTGTCCAGGCGCCGCCCAGGGACCTGGGGGTGCCGCGCGTTTCGGCCCCGACATCCCAGGTGAAGATGTCGAGCTTGGGCTCGCCGGCGATGGCGAGGGCGTGGCTCCGCGCCCATTGGAAGGTGCCCGTGACGGCGAACGACGGGCGGGGGACATAGGACACGACCAACGCCGTCAGATCGGCGCCCTTGATGCCGGCCCGCTGGGCGCCGGTGGGAATGAGCCAGCCGCCGGTGAGGTAGAGTTCCCATGCGTCCGCCTGTCGGGGGGGTGTGTGGGCTTCGGCCGGGCGCATGGAGGCGAGGCCCAGAACGGCCGCCCCAAGGGCCGCGAACACGGTGCGCGTGAAACCCGGAGGGCGGGAAGGGGCTGTTCGGGGGTGAGTGGTGGGGTTTGCACGACGGGCGGGCATTCGGGATTCCCTTCAGGTGGATGGAGCCAGTGGGCGCACCGGTGGGCGTCTTGCGGGCGTTCTCCGTGTCCATGCCGCCGTGCGGCAACTGTGACCGAAAATGAGACTGAGACCATCTATTAATAATTGGGCTGACTTCGGCGCCGGGACGATCGGAAGTGTATACGGCATACACTGTTCTGTATACGGTATACACTGTAGGGGTTTAGTCAATGGCCCATGGAAAGGGAGCGACATGGCAGGTAGGACTGGCCAAGGGCACCGGCCGAGCCCCGGGGACACCCCCAAGGCCTCCGGCGATCCCGAGGGCGCGGGCCGGGAGCTAGAAAAGCGGAGCGAACGGCTCTGGGAGGCGCAGCCCCGGCCAGGCCGGGGCTTCAAGCCCACGAAGAGCCGCGAGGACATCATGCAGGCCGCGATCGCCCTGGCCGATGGAGATGGCCTTGCAGCGCTTACGATGCACGCGGTCGCCGAAAGGCTCGGGTTCACGACGATGGCGCTTTACCGCTACTTCCCGAACAAGGAGGCGTTGATGGACGCGGCCGTCGACGCCGCCATGGGAAGGCCGCCGGAAAGGTGCGGTCCGCGGGGGGGCTGGCGTCAGGAGGTGAAACACTGGGCCCATGCGAAGCGGGCGATGCTGTGTTCGCGGCCCTGGCTGGCGGAATTGCCGTTCGTGGCGGCTCCCCATGGCCCCAACTGGCTGAGCTGGCACGAAGCGTTCCTTCAGGCCATCGCCGACACGCCCCTGAGCCCCGAGGACCGGATGGACATGCTCAGCGTGGTCCATGGATATGTGAGCGGAGCCTCGGACACGGCCATCTCGCTCGCCAGGGCCCTGTCCCGCGGCATTCCAGCCGAAGCGTGGGCGAAGGCCGTGGGCGCGGACCTCCGCCGGGCGATCAACGACCCGCGCTACCCGAATCTGTCCGCCATCCTCACCTCGCAATCGGGAGGGATCACGGATTCGTCGCCGATGCCGGTGCGCGCGGGAAGGCCGCGCACGATGGAGGAGGGCTTCGACTTCGGCCTTGAACGGGTGCTGGACGGAATCGAATGCTACCTGAACCTGAACGCAGGCTCCTGAGCCATTCCAGCCAGGGCAGGATGGCCTTGTTCCCCTTTCATAGGCCTTGTGCTGCATACAATTGACGGTTGAATGCGTACAAAATTCCGTCAAGGGATCGCCATGAATATCACTCGGTAACTGGATTCGGAATGGAAACCGGCTTTGGGGTGCACTGAGCCCTTCGCCGTTGCCTGGGCTGCTTCTCTGGCCGCCTCCCAGGGTTCCTGAGCGATCCGCAGTGTCCGCCTCAGGTGTGATGCGCGAACCTACAAGAATTGCTACGCGGTGGGGATTCCCAACTCAAACCGGGCTACCGGGATTCTGTGGGCGGAGGCGCTCGGCGCCAACCTGCCGGATGGCAGCCTCGGGTTGAGCAGTTTCGAAGGCATCACCGACGCGGCCATCGAGGCCTCCGGCGTCCTCCTGGGGAGCGGAAGCGTCAGTGTGGACATTGATTCCTCCCGGACCGGCCTGATGATCGAGGTGACGGTCGTCCGGGAACAGGGCACCGGCCGTGCGCTGCTCCTCCATGACCACGGCAATCTTGCGCGGCTGGAAAAGGATGGCGTCCTGGTGCGCGGGGAGGACGCCCTGCCGGAAGGGGCGAAGGGTGTTCCCATCCGGCAGCTGTTGGCCGAGCTACCCATCGAGAGCCTCATGGATCTGGCGAGGACCCTCTCCCGGGAAGACCGGGCAAAGCTCCAGCGTGGCTTTGCCATGAACATGAAGATCGCCAAGCACGGCTTGGGGATTCTTCCGGGTGGATTCGCTGGGCCCGGCCGTCCGGAAGCTCCGGTGGCCCTGTCCCACCTGGTCAGTGCCGGGGTGTTCGCGCGCATGTCCGGGGAATCCAACCCGGTGATGACCCTGGCCGGATCCGGCAACAATGGGATCACCTTGTCGATCCCGGTTTTCGAAGGCGGCAGGCGGGCTGGCCATGCGGAAGAGCGGGTCGAGGAAGCCCTGGCTTTCGGCTGACTCATGGCCTCCGCGGCCACCTGGCACCTCGGGTCCCTCTCCGCCATCTGCGGGGCGGCGAACGCCGCGGGCATAGGAATCGCGTCAGCCTTCGTCTTCCTGGAGGGTGGCAGCCACGAGCAGGTGAGCCTTGCCGTCAACACCATGGTCGGCAACCTGGCGGGGATGATTTGCGATGGGGCCAAGATCGGTTGCGCCATGAAGACCCTGACCGGGGTGGAAGCCGCCTTCCGGGCGGCCAGCATGGCCCTGGCGGGCATGGGCATTCCTGCGACGGACGGCATCGTCGGGAAGGACGGAAGGGCTTCGCTCTCCAATCTGGGACGGCTGGCCCAACGGGGTATGGCCGGCGTGGACACGGAGATCCTGCGGATCATGCAGGACAAATTGCGACCGTAATGCCGATGCCCTGAACCTTTCAAGGAAGGCCAGGAAACGGATCGGCGACAGCCGGTCCCGACCTCGTTGTTCCCGTAAAGGAGCGGAAAGCCAAGGTCCAGCCACTCCTGGCTGCCAGGTTGATCCAGCCCAGCCATTCATTGACGGAGGGGCCACCTGGCCAGGAGGCAGGTCCCTCCCCCATCGCGGGGCGCAAGGAGGATCTGCCCCTTATGCTTTTCCACGATGGTGGAAAAGGCGAGGGCGAGCCCTTGTCCGGAACCGCGGCCCACGGGCTTGGTGGTGAAGAAGGGCTCGAAGACCCGCTCCCGGATTTCCTCTGGAATCCCCGTTCCATTGTCCGCCACGCGGAGTTCCACCTGGTCCCCCGTGAGGCGGAGGGAAAGTTCGATCCGCCCCCTGGCGAGCTTGCCCCGCTCGATCTGCTCGCCGATGGCATGGGCGGCGTTGATCACCAGGTTCATGACGACCTGCCCGATCTCGTCGCGCAGGCAGGCCACGGGCGGCAGGTCCGGGTCGATTTCCAGCTCCAGATCCGCGACGTGCTTCCATTCACTTTGGGAAACCGTGACGGCGGAACGGGCGATTGCCCCGAGATCCTCCAGTTCCATGACGCCGCTTGAAGCGTGGGAGAAGGTTTTCATCGCCTTGACGATGCCGGCGATGCGGGAAAGTCCCTCGGAGCATTGGGCCAAGGCCAGGGGCGCCTGCTCCCGGACGAATTCGAGATCCGCTGCATCCCGCAAGGAATCGAAGTCGGAAAGCTGTTCTGCGTTGCTGGATGTCTCACGCATCTTTCCGACGAGGATCAAGGATGCATCGATGAGAGCCAGGAGGGGCTCCAGCGTCGACCGGAGGAAGGTGATGTTGTCGGCGACGAACTGGGTGGGGGTGTTGATTTCATGGGCAATCCCCGCGGCGAGCTGGCCGATGGATTCCATCTTCTGCATCTGGAGCATTCGAACCTGGGTCTGCTTCAGTTCCGCGAGCGTCTTTTGCAGTTCCGCACGCTCCGCGGCCAGCTCCTGGGTTTTCCGCTCGACGACCTTCTCGAGGGTGAGGTTCTGTTCCAGAAAGTGGAGGGTTGAGCTTTCACGGGCTCGAATGTCGAGTTGCCGGCGTATGAGGACCTCGATGGTCTTGTCCCGGGCGGCCAGTTGGCGCCTCAGCTCCGCCAGGGTGTCCTGGTCTCCGCAACTCATGCCGCACCGGGCCTTCCCAGGACGATGCCCGTAAGCGTCTGGTTCACATGGATGCCGTTGAACTGCTCTCCATAGGTGGAGAAGCCGAAGACCTGCCGGCTGGCCATCAACGCTCCCACGGCACCGTCGTTTCCGAGGTTCTCGAATTCCAGTCGCCGGAGGATGCAGTCGCAGGCCAGAACCGCGAGAGGGTCGCCAGCCTTCTGCCGCACCTCTGCGAGGGTCCGGTCGAGCAGGGCGAAGGGATCGACGGATTCCCCGATACTGACCACCAGGCCTTCATCGATGGCGCAGTACAGGGCCAGGGACTGGTCCGGGAGCGCTCTGGCAATGGAGCGCACGTGGTGTTCCGTCCCGATGGACATCAGGAACGGATGTTGTGAGAAAACCTTCGCATTCAACTCCTCCAAAGGGAGGCCCAAGGCCCGGGCGTAGACGGCGGCGGCCGGCTCGCCATTGACCTCGAGGATGAGGCGGCGGTCAGCATCCGCCTCCGTAATGACAAGGTTCTGCCTGCCAGGAATGAAATGCTTCAGCATGAAGGGCACGACCGGGCCACGGGCCCGGAAGCTGGCCAGGACGGCCGCATCACTCAAGAACCGGCCATCGAAATAGACGAAGGTCCGGGTAAAACCCAGATCGTCGCCCGCGGAACCACCGATTATCGGCGTATTCCCCAGGGCCAGATAGATGGCCGAAGTCACACGTTCCTCCATCATCGACAACCCGTCGATCACCAGGAAGCCGAAGGGATGCAGCCGCCCCGAGGGGGCCTCCTCCCGGATGGCAGCGGCGATGCCGACGACCTGATCCTGGAACCCGGCCAGAGGATGGATCAGGTGGGGCACCATGGACAGGTTCCCGCCGCGAAAGCCCGTGGCTGCCATTCCGCCTTTCTGGAAGCCGTGGGGCCCGACCTGCCCCGCGGAGGTGCAGCCGATGATCGGACATGCAAAGGACCGCTGCAGTTCCGCCGCGACCTGGTCCAGGTCATAACTCGAGGAACAGAAGAAGAAGAGGGCATCCAGACCCGCGTCTCCAACCTGGGACTTCAGGTCCGCAACCGCCACCCGGGGGTCGGGATCCTGGGTCATGCCGTGCCGCACCGAATCGTCCATCGAGGCTCCACCCTATGACATATCTATCGAACTCAACGACCAAGGCATTAAGGGAATTCCATCGGCGAATCACCCCTGGGACCCCTATTTCACGAAGGACTCCATGGTCACTGAGAGGGTGGCCAGGACGACGGGATCATATCGGCCGCGCTGCATTCGTAATTCCTCCAATGCAACATATTTGGACTTAACGCTTTGCTCGATCGCGTTGAAGTCCTGGAGTGCTCGCAGGACGCGGGCCCCCAGGGGAATCGCCTCGCCGCGGATCGAATCCTCGGGTATGCCCGTCCCATCGAGGTTCTTCCCCTGGTACCTGACGATCTGGGCGACGCCTTCCAGCTTCGGGATGGGCTGGAGCAGGTTGGCGGCGCGCTCGATGGCAGCGCTGAGCTGGGCCTTCCCGGCTGGGTCCTCAAGCTTTCTCCGGGCCCATTGCAGCCGCACCTCGGATGTCAGGGACACCAGCCAGAGGGGCGAATACAGTGCTGCGAGGGTGATCGACCAATCATCTGCCACCCCCATCGCCCTGGCCACGAGGGCAGCACGGTGGGCCAGGGTCTGCGCGGCCAGGTAGACGGCAGGGTCAAGGACTTCGAGGATTCCGGTCATCGCTTCGATGCTGCGGGTGAGCGTGACCTCGAGGAGGTCCCTCTCCCCGGCGATCAGGTGGTATTGCCGGATGCCGGCATCCACGACCCGGCTGATTTCCTCCGTGTCACAGGGTTTTGAAAGGAACCTGAAGACCTGGCCACTGTTGATGGACTCCAGCAGTGTGACGGGACCGGGGTGTCCCGTGAACATGATGCGGATCGTGTCAGGGGCCAGGACCTGGGCCTTTTTCAGGAACTCGATCCCGTTCATGCCGGGCATCGCCATGTCCGCGACGACCACCGCATACGGTCCGCTCGTTTCCATCGCCTTCAGGGCCTGCGCGCCGCTGGCGGCGAGCTCCAGATCGTAGCGTTTCTTGAAATTGCGATGGACCGATTCAAGCAGGCTTTCATCGTCGTCCACGAAAAGCACCTTTTCATTCAAGGATCGCCTCCGGATTGAAAAAGGGGTCGGCCACGGCTTTCCATGCCTGCAACCGGTCGCCGGCAAGGGACGCAGGTTCCAGCGGCCCAAGCTTGCGATGAATATCGAATACCATCCGATCACCCTGGGCCATGGAAAGGAATTCCGCGCCCTGGATGATACTCGTGGGATTTATCGTTTTTTCCGGGTCAAACCGGTCATGGTGGCGGCTAACGGCCTCGACCACGGCGTTGGGGAGCCCCCAAAGTCCCAGGAGGTAGCCTCCGACCTCTCCGTGGTGGATTCCCATGACCTGTGTTTCCGCTTCGGCAATCTCCAGGGGCCCCTCGGCGACCATCCGGTAAATTTGGTTGTAGTGTTCGGGCAAGGCAGAGATCAGCAGCAGCAGGCCCACATCATGGAGAAGGCCACTCGTGAAGCTGTCGGACCTCCCGGTCCTGTCCAGGCCTTCCAGGGCCGCGATCGCCTGGGAAGCCCTGGCCATGCCGAGGCTGTGGCTCCAAAGGTGGAGGCAGCGGAATTCGGGAGGACTTCCCTTCATTTGCTGGAACACACCGTGGAGCAGGGAAATCGCCTTCAGGGTCTCCACGCCCAGGAAGGAAACGGCCTCCGTCGGGCTTGAAACCCGTTGACGGAGACCGAAATAGGAAGAGTTGACCAACTTGAGGATGTTGGCGGTAAGCCCCGGATCCCGTTGAACGACAGCTCCGAGGTCCGCAACGGTCGTCGTCTCGGACGTGAGCAGCTTCTGGATTTCGAGATAGGTGCCGGGAATCACGGGGAGATGGGAAATGCCTCCGAGGATCTTGCGTATGGCATGGCCTTTCAGGTTCCTTCCCACCAGGCTCGCCCCGCGGATCACCGACCGCAGCAGGTCCGGATCGCAGGGTTTCGTGAGGAACTGGTGGGCCGCGCCCTCCGCCTGCAGGATGAGATCCATTTCAGCATGTCCGGACAATACGAGCCGGATGGTTTCCGGGTAGAGGTCTCGAACTCGGTTAAGGAATTCCGCTCCATTCATACCGGGCATCCGGAGATCGGTCACGACCACATCGAAAGGGGTTGCCGCAAGGGTAACCAGGCCTTCCGCGCCGCTGGCCTCGAAGCTCATCTCCCATTCCCCGCGCATGTCGCGCAGGAGTCGCCTGAGCCCCTGGAGCACAAATGGCTCATCGTCTACAAACAAGACTCGAATTTTTTCGTCCATGGTCCTTCCAGGCTCTTCCTTATGTATCGATCAAATTCAAGTGAAGCTGAATCTCATCCAATACTTGATCTGGTCGATACGGTAAGCAGGTCATGGGCAGGCGCCGCCACTACTGTTCATGTTCCCATTTGTGGCCAGTGTCTGACTTGAGGGAGGATCCGAGTGTCGCGGCCCAGAATTCTCCTCGTCGATGACCAGAAAATGATCCTGCTCGGCCTGGAACGCATGCTTCGGCGGATGCGCAATGCTTGGGATGTGGTCCTCGCGGGGTCGGGAAGGGAGGCCCAGGGGTGCATGGAGGATCAGGCCTTCGATGTCCTCCTCAGTGACCTGAACATGCCGGGTTTCGGCGGAGCCGAATTGCTGGAATGGAGCCGGGAAAGGCATCCCGGCACCATCCGGATCGTGCTTTCGGGTCATCAGAACAAGCCCATGATCCTGGCTTCGACGCGCACCGCCCACCGTTTCCTGACCAAACCGTGCGAGCCGGATGTTCTCGTGGCGACCCTCTCCGAAACCTTGGAGGCTTGCCTGCTCCCCGCCGGAAAGGGAGGTGTCCGCCAGGCGGTGGTGGGGATGGGCAGCCTCCCGGTGGGCCCTGGTGCCGCCAGGGGCGTTGCGGAGCAGCTCCAGGACCCCTCCGGGACGGTTCCTTGTCTCCAGGACCATTTTCTGGAAGATGCCGGCCTGGCTTCGATGGTGCTTCACTTTGTCAATTCAGCCTTTTTTGGCGTCCCGAGGCCGATCCTCAATCCCTGGGAGGCGTTCCAGCTTCTTGATCGGGATAGC from Geothrix sp. 21YS21S-2 includes these protein-coding regions:
- a CDS encoding Fic family protein, which codes for MKSGDYPFLWQSNDWPEWRFDLAALADPMAKASHAQGLLLGRLADVGLDTRARANLAALTEDALKTSEIEGEILDAHSVRSSVARRLGIDIGTLAPVDRHADGVVDITIDATINSQARMTRDRLFGWHAALFPTGYSGLSRLRVGAWRDDAKGPMQVVSGPTGREHVHFEAPPAARLEAEMDRFLRWTDDKPVEPPLIRAGLGHLWFVTLHPFDDGNGRLGRAIGDLLLARADGSSQRFYSLSAQIQRERKAYYAILEQTQRGSLDVTLWLAWFLDVLHRAVLRAQIALDEVLAKGRFWQRWAGLALNERQVKLLIKLLDGFKGNLTTSKWAAIAKCSQDTALRDINDLVMHGVLRKRDAGGRSTSYELNRTQP
- a CDS encoding TetR/AcrR family transcriptional regulator, producing the protein MQAAIALADGDGLAALTMHAVAERLGFTTMALYRYFPNKEALMDAAVDAAMGRPPERCGPRGGWRQEVKHWAHAKRAMLCSRPWLAELPFVAAPHGPNWLSWHEAFLQAIADTPLSPEDRMDMLSVVHGYVSGASDTAISLARALSRGIPAEAWAKAVGADLRRAINDPRYPNLSAILTSQSGGITDSSPMPVRAGRPRTMEEGFDFGLERVLDGIECYLNLNAGS
- a CDS encoding L-serine ammonia-lyase, iron-sulfur-dependent, subunit alpha — encoded protein: MASAATWHLGSLSAICGAANAAGIGIASAFVFLEGGSHEQVSLAVNTMVGNLAGMICDGAKIGCAMKTLTGVEAAFRAASMALAGMGIPATDGIVGKDGRASLSNLGRLAQRGMAGVDTEILRIMQDKLRP
- a CDS encoding sensor histidine kinase — encoded protein: MSCGDQDTLAELRRQLAARDKTIEVLIRRQLDIRARESSTLHFLEQNLTLEKVVERKTQELAAERAELQKTLAELKQTQVRMLQMQKMESIGQLAAGIAHEINTPTQFVADNITFLRSTLEPLLALIDASLILVGKMRETSSNAEQLSDFDSLRDAADLEFVREQAPLALAQCSEGLSRIAGIVKAMKTFSHASSGVMELEDLGAIARSAVTVSQSEWKHVADLELEIDPDLPPVACLRDEIGQVVMNLVINAAHAIGEQIERGKLARGRIELSLRLTGDQVELRVADNGTGIPEEIRERVFEPFFTTKPVGRGSGQGLALAFSTIVEKHKGQILLAPRDGGGTCLLARWPLRQ
- a CDS encoding FIST N-terminal domain-containing protein, which gives rise to MDDSVRHGMTQDPDPRVAVADLKSQVGDAGLDALFFFCSSSYDLDQVAAELQRSFACPIIGCTSAGQVGPHGFQKGGMAATGFRGGNLSMVPHLIHPLAGFQDQVVGIAAAIREEAPSGRLHPFGFLVIDGLSMMEERVTSAIYLALGNTPIIGGSAGDDLGFTRTFVYFDGRFLSDAAVLASFRARGPVVPFMLKHFIPGRQNLVITEADADRRLILEVNGEPAAAVYARALGLPLEELNAKVFSQHPFLMSIGTEHHVRSIARALPDQSLALYCAIDEGLVVSIGESVDPFALLDRTLAEVRQKAGDPLAVLACDCILRRLEFENLGNDGAVGALMASRQVFGFSTYGEQFNGIHVNQTLTGIVLGRPGAA
- a CDS encoding HD domain-containing phosphohydrolase, with product MNEKVLFVDDDESLLESVHRNFKKRYDLELAASGAQALKAMETSGPYAVVVADMAMPGMNGIEFLKKAQVLAPDTIRIMFTGHPGPVTLLESINSGQVFRFLSKPCDTEEISRVVDAGIRQYHLIAGERDLLEVTLTRSIEAMTGILEVLDPAVYLAAQTLAHRAALVARAMGVADDWSITLAALYSPLWLVSLTSEVRLQWARRKLEDPAGKAQLSAAIERAANLLQPIPKLEGVAQIVRYQGKNLDGTGIPEDSIRGEAIPLGARVLRALQDFNAIEQSVKSKYVALEELRMQRGRYDPVVLATLSVTMESFVK
- a CDS encoding HDOD domain-containing protein — its product is MDEKIRVLFVDDEPFVLQGLRRLLRDMRGEWEMSFEASGAEGLVTLAATPFDVVVTDLRMPGMNGAEFLNRVRDLYPETIRLVLSGHAEMDLILQAEGAAHQFLTKPCDPDLLRSVIRGASLVGRNLKGHAIRKILGGISHLPVIPGTYLEIQKLLTSETTTVADLGAVVQRDPGLTANILKLVNSSYFGLRQRVSSPTEAVSFLGVETLKAISLLHGVFQQMKGSPPEFRCLHLWSHSLGMARASQAIAALEGLDRTGRSDSFTSGLLHDVGLLLLISALPEHYNQIYRMVAEGPLEIAEAETQVMGIHHGEVGGYLLGLWGLPNAVVEAVSRHHDRFDPEKTINPTSIIQGAEFLSMAQGDRMVFDIHRKLGPLEPASLAGDRLQAWKAVADPFFNPEAILE
- a CDS encoding response regulator, which codes for MSRPRILLVDDQKMILLGLERMLRRMRNAWDVVLAGSGREAQGCMEDQAFDVLLSDLNMPGFGGAELLEWSRERHPGTIRIVLSGHQNKPMILASTRTAHRFLTKPCEPDVLVATLSETLEACLLPAGKGGVRQAVVGMGSLPVGPGAARGVAEQLQDPSGTVPCLQDHFLEDAGLASMVLHFVNSAFFGVPRPILNPWEAFQLLDRDSWPAIRVDPVPSELESRLQPLREKHLAQARHALSITRSEGAPVEVQNLAYIGGLLAVAGPMILAISFPERFEEAMAQPQALGVDLQQLAYHYFRLRGLPAPLLEIVGNPREPGRYRQPPSLALAAVHVASGKPDESFLSGTPFLGRVPTWQRLHVPAQG